In the genome of Triticum urartu cultivar G1812 chromosome 5, Tu2.1, whole genome shotgun sequence, one region contains:
- the LOC125510055 gene encoding uncharacterized protein LOC125510055 isoform X1 has translation MSSGRRGAGEELAEEEVVPMEDAVKMLVEHLVKPALRRGAAFGAAQGERYVTPDKQRAVAQQIHTAIILYNYYHRKMFPQLAFADPKQFFECASLSVGEDLLAYLSMVHEHENNSGKHAELSITHKVALQACEIAGQLDASKHSPEMALWPISKVAVLLLDPTKKKCLVDYSANTKGIWSIIEKELDGAAGNSHSTNQPAGQESTAKGNVGASHSPFMLQRQAYSEVERRTGMKVSKLHLLDETLAYSLSNKKAATKVFIVEYEPTMKGSLEEISLEDLISSMTGPLFVNDPFPKTTSVVEYYHILPYNEILSELLHRKWSSDSSLNEQPRRHGKGSLHSVIDENVEEQDENSTSKLRKRIKKVSTPKQSKQAVSASKHKKSSKRKYEASMAAADVCAEGLNSEIPTIKHVIEVEPPIPMSKSRDTEAAAAAASGETKILQSGVQVEKNKSQEQSKRDNMPQDVFPTEAPHVDLVKNRALECENMDLSGKSGGTTEYNVDDQIDDSMRSIQKIRDEILRKESILQERSAQCDMDIQTLLSEGKMTPKAVSIISKYKETCSDMKEVTNSSCSGDGGQPITKRKKLREALLRHCQELDEICRGAHWISPRYTLLPSASDGMYHASVRLRCLDFEMSITGNLRPTPHEARCSAAANMILELHKKAEQEQ, from the exons ATGTCGAGCGGCAGAAGGGGGGCAGGGGAGGAGCtggcggaggaggaggtggtgccCATGGAGGACGCCGTGAAGATGCTCGTGGAGCACCTTGTCAAGCCCGCTCTGCGGCGCGGGGCGGCCTTCGGCGCCGCCCAGGGCGAGCGCTACGTGACGCCGGACAAGCAACGCGCCGTCGCGCAGCAG ATTCACACGGCAATCATTTTGTACAACTACTACCACAGGAAGATGTTTCCGCAGCTTGCTTTTGCAGATCCCAAACAGTTTTTTGAGTGTGCTTCTCTTTCTGTTGGAGAAGATCTGCTCGCATACTTGAGTATGGTCCATGAGCATGAGAACAATTCTGGCAAGCATGCGGAGCTATCTATTACTCACAAAGTAGCACTACAGGCATGTGAGATCGCTGGACAACTCGACGCGAGCAAACATTCTCCAGAAATGGCATTGTGGCCAATATCAAAAGTTGCTGTGCTTCTCCTCGACCCGACAAAAAAAAAATGTTTGGTTGATTATAGTGCTAATACGAAGGGTATCTGGTCAATCATAGAGAAGGAATTAGATGGGGCAGCTGGTAATTCACACAGTACCAACCAGCCAGCAGGCCAGGAATCGACAGCTAAAGGGAACGTTGGTGCTTCACATTCACCATTTATGCTTCAGCGACAAGCATATTCAGAGGTGGAGCGTAGAACAG GTATGAAGGTCTCAAAATTGCATCTTCTCGATGAAACCTTGGCATACTCGTTGAGTAATAAAAAGGCAGCTACCAAGGTATTCATTGTGGAGTATGAGCCAACCATGAAAGGCAGTCTTGAGGAAATTTCTCTAGAAGACTTGATTAGCAG TATGACTGGTCCGCTATTTGTGAATGATCCATTTCCAAAAACGACATCTGTAGTAGAGTACTATCACATTCTTCCGTACAACGAGATTTTGTCTGAACTCCTCCACAG GAAATGGTCTTCTGATTCTTCACTAAACGAGCAACCACGTAGACATGGAAAAGGTTCATTGCACTCCGTAATAGATGAAAATGTGGAAGAGCAAGATGAGAATAGCACATCTAAGCTGCGAAAACGAATTAAAAAAGTGTCAACTCCAAAGCAAAGCAAACAAGCAGTTAGTGCCAGCAAGCACAAGAAAAGCAGCAAAAGAAAATATGAAGCCTCCATGGCTGCAGCTGATGTCTGTGCAGAGGGTCTGAATAGTGAGATCCCCACAATAAAACATGTTATTGAGGTGGAACCTCCAATACCCATGAGTAAGTCAAGAGATACAGAAGCTGCAGCCGCAGCAGCAAGTGGAGAAACTAAAATCCTACAATCGG GTGTTCAAGTGGAGAAGAACAAATCACAGGAGCAATCTAAACGTGACAATATGCCCCAAGATGTCTTTCCTACAGAG GCACCGCATGTTGATCTAGTGAAGAACCGTGCTTTGGAATGCGAAAATATGGATTTGTCAGGAAAGTCAG GCGGCACCACTGAGTATAACGTTGATGACCAGATAGATGATTCGATGCGATCAATTCAGAAAATACGGGATGAAATT CTTCGCAAGGAAAGCATACTTCAAGAACGAAGTGCTCAGTGTGATATGGACATCCAGACACTCTTGAGTG AAGGAAAGATGACACCTAAAGCTGTATCAATAATAAGCAAATACAAGGAAACTTGCTCAGATATGAAGGAAGTTACCAATTCATCTTGCTCTGGAGATGGTGGCCAACCCATCACTAAGAGGAAGAAATTGAGGGAGGCACTCCTACGACACTGCCAG GAGCTTGATGAGATTTGCCGTGGGGCCCATTGGATATCCCCAAGATACACGCTACTACCTTCAGCATCAGATG GGATGTACCACGCCAGTGTACGTTTGAGATGCCttgattttgagatgagcatcactggTAATCTTCGTCCTACCCCACACGAGGCGAGGTGCTCTGCAGCTGCCAATATGATACTGGAGCTTCACAAGAAGGCGGAGCAAGAACAGTAG
- the LOC125510055 gene encoding uncharacterized protein LOC125510055 isoform X2 has protein sequence MFPQLAFADPKQFFECASLSVGEDLLAYLSMVHEHENNSGKHAELSITHKVALQACEIAGQLDASKHSPEMALWPISKVAVLLLDPTKKKCLVDYSANTKGIWSIIEKELDGAAGNSHSTNQPAGQESTAKGNVGASHSPFMLQRQAYSEVERRTGMKVSKLHLLDETLAYSLSNKKAATKVFIVEYEPTMKGSLEEISLEDLISSMTGPLFVNDPFPKTTSVVEYYHILPYNEILSELLHRKWSSDSSLNEQPRRHGKGSLHSVIDENVEEQDENSTSKLRKRIKKVSTPKQSKQAVSASKHKKSSKRKYEASMAAADVCAEGLNSEIPTIKHVIEVEPPIPMSKSRDTEAAAAAASGETKILQSGVQVEKNKSQEQSKRDNMPQDVFPTEAPHVDLVKNRALECENMDLSGKSGGTTEYNVDDQIDDSMRSIQKIRDEILRKESILQERSAQCDMDIQTLLSEGKMTPKAVSIISKYKETCSDMKEVTNSSCSGDGGQPITKRKKLREALLRHCQELDEICRGAHWISPRYTLLPSASDGMYHASVRLRCLDFEMSITGNLRPTPHEARCSAAANMILELHKKAEQEQ, from the exons ATGTTTCCGCAGCTTGCTTTTGCAGATCCCAAACAGTTTTTTGAGTGTGCTTCTCTTTCTGTTGGAGAAGATCTGCTCGCATACTTGAGTATGGTCCATGAGCATGAGAACAATTCTGGCAAGCATGCGGAGCTATCTATTACTCACAAAGTAGCACTACAGGCATGTGAGATCGCTGGACAACTCGACGCGAGCAAACATTCTCCAGAAATGGCATTGTGGCCAATATCAAAAGTTGCTGTGCTTCTCCTCGACCCGACAAAAAAAAAATGTTTGGTTGATTATAGTGCTAATACGAAGGGTATCTGGTCAATCATAGAGAAGGAATTAGATGGGGCAGCTGGTAATTCACACAGTACCAACCAGCCAGCAGGCCAGGAATCGACAGCTAAAGGGAACGTTGGTGCTTCACATTCACCATTTATGCTTCAGCGACAAGCATATTCAGAGGTGGAGCGTAGAACAG GTATGAAGGTCTCAAAATTGCATCTTCTCGATGAAACCTTGGCATACTCGTTGAGTAATAAAAAGGCAGCTACCAAGGTATTCATTGTGGAGTATGAGCCAACCATGAAAGGCAGTCTTGAGGAAATTTCTCTAGAAGACTTGATTAGCAG TATGACTGGTCCGCTATTTGTGAATGATCCATTTCCAAAAACGACATCTGTAGTAGAGTACTATCACATTCTTCCGTACAACGAGATTTTGTCTGAACTCCTCCACAG GAAATGGTCTTCTGATTCTTCACTAAACGAGCAACCACGTAGACATGGAAAAGGTTCATTGCACTCCGTAATAGATGAAAATGTGGAAGAGCAAGATGAGAATAGCACATCTAAGCTGCGAAAACGAATTAAAAAAGTGTCAACTCCAAAGCAAAGCAAACAAGCAGTTAGTGCCAGCAAGCACAAGAAAAGCAGCAAAAGAAAATATGAAGCCTCCATGGCTGCAGCTGATGTCTGTGCAGAGGGTCTGAATAGTGAGATCCCCACAATAAAACATGTTATTGAGGTGGAACCTCCAATACCCATGAGTAAGTCAAGAGATACAGAAGCTGCAGCCGCAGCAGCAAGTGGAGAAACTAAAATCCTACAATCGG GTGTTCAAGTGGAGAAGAACAAATCACAGGAGCAATCTAAACGTGACAATATGCCCCAAGATGTCTTTCCTACAGAG GCACCGCATGTTGATCTAGTGAAGAACCGTGCTTTGGAATGCGAAAATATGGATTTGTCAGGAAAGTCAG GCGGCACCACTGAGTATAACGTTGATGACCAGATAGATGATTCGATGCGATCAATTCAGAAAATACGGGATGAAATT CTTCGCAAGGAAAGCATACTTCAAGAACGAAGTGCTCAGTGTGATATGGACATCCAGACACTCTTGAGTG AAGGAAAGATGACACCTAAAGCTGTATCAATAATAAGCAAATACAAGGAAACTTGCTCAGATATGAAGGAAGTTACCAATTCATCTTGCTCTGGAGATGGTGGCCAACCCATCACTAAGAGGAAGAAATTGAGGGAGGCACTCCTACGACACTGCCAG GAGCTTGATGAGATTTGCCGTGGGGCCCATTGGATATCCCCAAGATACACGCTACTACCTTCAGCATCAGATG GGATGTACCACGCCAGTGTACGTTTGAGATGCCttgattttgagatgagcatcactggTAATCTTCGTCCTACCCCACACGAGGCGAGGTGCTCTGCAGCTGCCAATATGATACTGGAGCTTCACAAGAAGGCGGAGCAAGAACAGTAG